In Zea mays cultivar B73 chromosome 7, Zm-B73-REFERENCE-NAM-5.0, whole genome shotgun sequence, the following proteins share a genomic window:
- the LOC103633155 gene encoding cation/H(+) antiporter 15, producing the protein MARSIDCATDSSVKNVALDTLFLIVLQAAVVIALGKFIHLGLRRHNLPSATSQIIAGIVVGSLGLHDVIVHVDVENAEDTYGRYVSEARIFYMFYVGLEADVAALWNDMRRATIFTYASVATCLLLAAFVSGGMYGSMMHTPVRSPELLAAVLMLSIADSASVDVTRMASEMGLAATPSGRLVVATAIATNIICIVGEGVFSCMKLASSRTPDYSAPQRLGLGILALIKVGISVLLLRPLVAFINRRNAGRHRVGNWELVLLLVAVSWIGNFPQHVGFDGMPVSLLLGLAFPREGPVARSIIDTLAYPLHALALPFYFGAMGMRLNFSAMSGAILVPAILLTLLGLIGKCAGTIAAARFLKMPTADALRLGVLLNIKGHVNMIDMSFASSEGIWAEQALMAMVVGSMISTIIAGPVFAVVFRKEKEAYEGSHQALEHMATDQELRMIACVHGARGTPGMLSLLELLASKPRAQPTIHVLHFFDVAGKHDGPRLYHQSVQDSEHKHMSRRKDATTQVNWAVDVFTFATGLVIRQIDAGDRGSAVNAKAIRCWTEDVRAGILVIPYHKEQHYDGTMVCRREERRQLNLEVLERAPCTTAILADRPFRRSGTSFQLPTKISTSTEAAGSQGDEKVTTHVAAVFLGGPDDREAVALACRLAKNESVSLTVVRFVLRESTDDRVATTSADIDGEVSMVVDDPDEECVSEFQREYVAKERAAYAEKAVTGPMDVVEALRGMAGAYALVVAGRGGRQPAELVVGLEGWAECAEIGPVGEILASDESLEMGSVLVVHQKIVPPFHLDLPPPAPAN; encoded by the exons ATGGCGCGATCCATCGATTGCGCCACCGACAGCTCGGTCAAGAACGTGGCGCTGGACACACTGTTCCTCATCGTCCTCCAGGCGGCCGTCGTCATCGCGCTCGGCAAGTTCATACACCTCGGCCTCCGCCGCCACAACCTGCCCAGCGCCACCTCCCAGATCATC GCGGGGATCGTCGTGGGGAGCCTGGGTCTGCACGACGTGATCGTGCACGTCGACGTGGAGAACGCGGAGGACACCTACGGCCGCTACGTGTCGGAGGCGAGAATCTTCTACATGTTCTACGTCGGCCTGGAGGCGGACGTCGCCGCGCTGTGGAACGACATGCGCCGGGCCACCATCTTCACGTACGCGAGCGTCGCCACCTGCCTGCTCCTCGCGGCCTTCGTCTCTGGCGGCATGTATGGCAGCATGATGCACACCCCGGTGAGGTCGCCCGAGCTGCTGGCCGCGGTGCTCATGCTGTCCATCGCCGACAGCGCATCGGTTGACGTCACGCGGATGGCCAGCGAGATGGGGCTCGCGGCCACGCCCAGCGGCCGGCTCGTCGTCGCCACGGCGATCGCGACCAACATCATCTGCATCGTCGGCGAGGGGGTGTTCTCCTGCATGAAGCTGGCCTCCAGCAGGACCCCGGACTACAGCGCCCCGCAGCGGCTGGGGCTGGGCATCCTCGCGCTAATCAAGGTGGGCATCTCGGTGTTGCTCCTCCGGCCGTTGGTGGCGTTCATCAACCGGCGCAACGCGGGGCGGCACCGCGTCGGCAACTGGGAGCTGGTGCTGCTGCTCGTCGCCGTATCGTGGATCGGCAACTTCCCGCAGCACGTGGGGTTTGACGGGATGCCGGTGAGCCTCCTGCTGGGGCTGGCGTTCCCCAGGGAGGGCCCCGTGGCGAGGAGCATCATCGACACGCTCGCGTACCCGCTCCACGCCCTCGCGCTGCCCTTCTATTTCGGCGCCATGGGGATGCGGCTTAACTTCAGCGCCATGTCGGGCGCCATCCTGGTGCCGGCGATCCTCCTGACGCTGCTCGGTTTGATCGGCAAGTGCGCCGGCACCATCGCCGCCGCCAGGTTCCTCAAGATGCCGACCGCCGACGCCCTGCGCTTGGGCGTCCTGCTCAACATCAAAGGCCACGTCAACATGATCGACATGAGCTTCGCCAGTTCCGAAGGG ATCTGGGCGGAACAGGCGCTGATGGCGATGGTCGTCGGCAGCATGATCAGCACCATCATCGCTGGGCCGGTGTTCGCCGTGGTGTTTCGCAAGGAAAAGGAGGCGTACGAGGGCAGCCACCAGGCGCTGGAACACATGGCCACGGACCAGGAGCTGCGCATGATCGCCTGCGTGCACGGCGCGCGCGGCACGCCGGGCATGCTCAGCCTGCTCGAGCTTCTGGCGAGCAAGCCACGCGCGCAGCCCACCATCCACGTCCTTCACTTCTTCGACGTCGCGGGCAAGCACGACGGCCCCAGGCTCTACCACCAGAGCGTCCAGGACAGCGAGCATAAGCACATGAGCCGCCGCAAGGACGCCACGACGCAGGTGAACTGGGCCGTCGACGTGTTCACCTTCGCCACCGGCCTAGTCATCCGCCAGATCGACGCCGGTGACCGCGGCAGCGCCGTGAACGCCAAGGCCATCCGCTGCTGGACGGAGGACGTCCGCGCGGGCATCCTGGTGATTCCCTACCACAAAGAGCAGCACTACGACGGCACCATGGTCTGCCGGCGGGAAGAACGTCGCCAGCTCAACCTCGAGGTGCTCGAGCGCGCGCCGTGCACTACGGCTATTCTCGCCGATCGCCCGTTCCGGAGAAGCGGCACCAGCTTCCAGCTGCCGACCAAGATATCGACGAGCACGGAGGCCGCCGGGAGCCAGGGCGACGAGAAGGTGACGACCCACGTCGCCGCCGTCTTCCTCGGCGGTCCGGACGACCGAGAGGCTGTCGCCCTCGCCTGCCGCCTCGCCAAGAACGAGTCCGTCAGCCTGACGGTCGTCCGCTTCGTGCTCCGGGAAAGCACGGACGACCGCGTCGCGACGACGAGCGCCGACATAGATGGGGAGGTGTCCATGGTCGTCGACGATCCTGACGAGGAGTGCGTGTCGGAGTTCCAGCGCGAGTACGTGGCGAAGGAGCGCGCGGCGTACGCGGAGAAGGCGGTAACGGGGCCCATGGACGTGGTGGAGGCACTGCGCGGGATGGCCGGCGCGTATGCGCTGGTGGTGGCGGGGCGCGGTGGGCGGCAGCCGGCGGAGCTGGTGGTAGGGCTGGAAGGATGGGCGGAGTGCGCGGAGATAGGCCCGGTCGGGGAGATCCTGGCCTCGGACGAGTCGCTGGAGATGGGCTCCGTGCTTGTCGTACACCAGAAGATCGTGCCCCCGTTCCACCTGGACTTGCCGCCGCCAGCTCCGGCGAACTGA